Proteins encoded within one genomic window of Pigmentiphaga sp. H8:
- a CDS encoding DEAD/DEAH box helicase, producing MRAIADAGYTHPTPIQAQAIPQVLKGGDLLAAAQTGTGKTAGFTLPLLHLLSSNRPAQMRPGRPRCLILTPTRELTAQVEESVQIYGKYLPLKSMVMFGGVNINPQISALKKPVDILVATPGRLLDHVGQKTLDLSGVEILVLDEADRMLDMGFIRDIRKILALLPSKRQNLLFSATFSDEIRALAKGVLNDPGEVSVARRNTASELVRQSVLLVQKEQKRDLLSHLVRSNGWKQVLVFTRTKHGANRLAEKLVKDGVPAAAIHGNKSQSARTKALAGFKDGSVEVLVATDIAARGLDIDQLPQVVNFELPNVPEDYVHRIGRTGRAGATGAAVSLVDGEEGKLLADIEKLIKRKIDREPLPAFTVSAPDRDERADRPPRSHAPRQGQGRQGAPRDGGRGQSAGHGSGGRQPSGGGRGQGAARGQGPASRPASPSPARPVRPSRATPRRLPRARLRPAGEARNGGARRPALFTPKTQG from the coding sequence GCCGGCTTCACCCTGCCCCTGCTGCACCTGCTGTCGTCCAACCGCCCCGCGCAGATGCGTCCGGGCCGTCCGCGCTGCCTGATCCTGACGCCCACGCGCGAACTGACCGCACAGGTCGAGGAATCCGTACAGATCTACGGCAAGTACCTGCCGCTCAAGTCCATGGTGATGTTCGGCGGCGTCAACATCAATCCGCAGATCAGCGCGCTGAAGAAGCCGGTGGACATCCTGGTCGCGACCCCCGGCCGCCTGCTGGACCACGTGGGCCAGAAGACGCTGGACCTGTCCGGTGTCGAGATCCTGGTGCTGGACGAAGCCGACCGCATGCTGGACATGGGCTTCATCCGCGACATCCGCAAGATCCTCGCGCTGCTGCCGTCCAAGCGCCAGAACCTGTTGTTCTCGGCCACCTTCTCCGATGAGATCCGCGCCCTGGCCAAGGGCGTGCTGAACGATCCGGGCGAGGTCTCGGTCGCGCGGCGCAACACCGCCTCCGAACTGGTGCGCCAGTCGGTGCTGCTGGTGCAGAAGGAACAGAAGCGCGACCTGCTCAGCCACCTGGTGCGCAGCAATGGCTGGAAGCAGGTGCTGGTGTTCACGCGCACCAAGCACGGCGCCAACCGGCTGGCCGAGAAGCTGGTCAAGGACGGCGTTCCCGCCGCCGCCATCCATGGCAACAAGAGCCAGTCCGCGCGGACCAAGGCGCTGGCCGGGTTCAAGGACGGCTCGGTGGAAGTGCTGGTGGCGACCGACATCGCGGCGCGCGGCCTGGACATCGACCAGTTGCCGCAGGTGGTGAATTTCGAGTTGCCCAACGTGCCCGAGGACTACGTGCACCGCATCGGCCGGACCGGCCGCGCGGGCGCGACGGGTGCCGCGGTGTCGCTGGTCGACGGCGAGGAAGGCAAGCTGCTGGCCGACATCGAGAAGCTGATCAAGCGCAAGATCGACCGCGAGCCCCTGCCCGCCTTCACCGTGTCGGCGCCCGACCGCGACGAGCGGGCCGACCGCCCGCCGCGTTCGCATGCGCCGCGCCAGGGCCAGGGACGCCAGGGCGCGCCGCGCGACGGCGGCCGTGGGCAGTCCGCCGGCCATGGTTCGGGTGGCCGCCAGCCGTCCGGCGGCGGCCGTGGACAGGGCGCCGCGCGCGGGCAGGGCCCGGCCAGCCGGCCGGCCTCGCCCAGCCCAGCCAGGCCCGTCCGGCCCAGCCGCGCCACGCCGCGCCGGCTTCCCAGGGCGCGGCTTCGTCCCGCCGGCGAAGCTCGCAACGGCGGCGCCCGCCGCCCCGCCCTCTTCACGCCCAAGACGCAGGGCTGA
- a CDS encoding FAD-dependent monooxygenase, whose protein sequence is MKAPHDQPRILIAGAGIGGLTAALALRKLGFRHIEVLEQTAVLKEVGAGIQLGPNAVKVLHDLGIAPALEAVAVAPLATRSRDWASGRTIRDFPLGPECAQRYGAPYYHVHRADLHNALIDAYGRENVRLAQRVKTYAQDAAGVRVVLESGETVEGDVLVGADGVHSVVRGQLLEGQDPRFTGLLAWRGMADADRARHLGIEKNVNAWWGPHRHFVNYYVSAGRRINWIGIVPAGQWRLESWSARGDKAEVLKEFDGWHPIVRGLIEATDDVFKWALYDRDPWPVWTRGRVTLLGDAAHPMVPFLSQGGSQSIEDGHVLALCLAGLPHDPAAALKAYEELRTARTARVQLGSREAGRMFHQTDPLKKFMRNLKFRWAALTNSQEKWRRVDWLYSYDCQAAVAEKLGAAPASAPVPTAGSIA, encoded by the coding sequence ATGAAAGCGCCCCACGACCAACCGCGCATCCTGATCGCCGGCGCGGGCATAGGAGGGCTGACGGCGGCCCTGGCTCTCAGGAAACTGGGTTTTCGCCACATCGAGGTGCTGGAACAGACGGCGGTCCTGAAGGAGGTCGGCGCGGGCATCCAGCTCGGCCCCAATGCCGTCAAGGTCCTGCACGACCTGGGCATCGCCCCGGCGCTGGAAGCCGTGGCGGTGGCGCCGCTGGCCACCCGGTCGCGCGATTGGGCCAGCGGCCGTACCATCCGCGATTTCCCGCTGGGGCCGGAGTGCGCGCAGCGCTACGGCGCGCCCTACTACCATGTGCATCGCGCCGATCTGCACAATGCCCTGATCGATGCGTACGGGCGCGAGAACGTGCGGCTGGCGCAGCGCGTCAAGACGTATGCGCAGGACGCGGCGGGGGTGCGCGTGGTCCTGGAGTCGGGCGAGACCGTGGAAGGCGACGTGCTGGTCGGGGCCGACGGCGTGCATTCGGTCGTGCGCGGCCAGTTGCTGGAAGGACAGGATCCGCGCTTCACCGGGCTGCTCGCCTGGCGGGGCATGGCGGATGCGGATCGCGCGCGCCACCTGGGCATCGAGAAGAACGTCAACGCCTGGTGGGGACCGCACCGGCACTTCGTGAACTACTACGTGTCGGCGGGCCGGCGCATCAACTGGATCGGCATCGTGCCGGCGGGCCAGTGGCGGCTCGAATCGTGGTCGGCGCGCGGCGACAAGGCCGAGGTGCTGAAGGAGTTCGACGGCTGGCACCCCATCGTGCGCGGCTTGATCGAGGCCACCGACGACGTCTTCAAGTGGGCGCTGTATGACCGCGATCCCTGGCCTGTGTGGACCCGCGGCCGGGTGACGCTGCTGGGCGACGCGGCCCATCCCATGGTGCCCTTCCTGTCGCAGGGCGGCTCGCAAAGCATCGAGGACGGCCATGTGCTGGCGCTGTGCCTGGCCGGGCTGCCGCACGATCCGGCCGCGGCGCTCAAGGCCTACGAGGAGCTGCGCACCGCGCGCACGGCGCGCGTGCAACTGGGCTCGCGCGAGGCGGGCCGCATGTTCCACCAGACCGATCCGCTGAAGAAGTTCATGCGCAACCTGAAGTTCCGCTGGGCCGCGCTGACCAACAGCCAGGAGAAATGGCGCCGGGTCGACTGGCTGTACAGCTACGACTGCCAGGCGGCCGTGGCCGAGAAACTTGGCGCCGCGCCCGCTAGCGCGCCAGTTCCCACCGCCGGTAGCATCGCCTGA
- a CDS encoding AAA family ATPase, with protein sequence MKLASLGPRICIVGPSNSGKSTLAEAIARKRGLEPVHLDRLYHLPHTDWEPRPAQEFTALHDAAIAGERWVMDGNYSSCMPQRLRRATGVILLDISTPLSLLRYLRRTWFERDRRGALDGGRDSVKWAMIHHIAVVTPRNRRLYAEMVEGLDLPKVMLPSAAAIRRCYRRWELAR encoded by the coding sequence ATGAAGCTTGCGAGCCTGGGGCCGCGCATCTGCATCGTCGGGCCCTCCAACAGCGGGAAGTCCACGCTGGCCGAGGCGATCGCCCGTAAACGCGGCCTGGAGCCGGTCCACCTCGACCGGCTCTACCACCTGCCCCATACCGACTGGGAACCCCGCCCCGCGCAGGAATTCACCGCCCTGCACGACGCGGCCATCGCGGGCGAGCGCTGGGTCATGGACGGCAACTATTCCAGCTGCATGCCGCAGCGCCTGCGGCGCGCGACCGGCGTGATCCTGCTGGACATCTCCACGCCGCTGAGCCTGCTGCGCTACCTGCGCCGCACCTGGTTCGAACGCGACCGGCGCGGCGCGCTGGACGGCGGCCGCGACAGCGTCAAGTGGGCGATGATCCACCATATCGCCGTGGTCACGCCGCGCAACCGCCGACTCTATGCGGAAATGGTCGAGGGGCTCGACCTACCCAAGGTGATGCTGCCGTCGGCGGCGGCGATCAGGCGATGCTACCGGCGGTGGGAACTGGCGCGCTAG
- a CDS encoding amidase family protein produces the protein MSDLPFLSLAQLAHAFERKEISPVEALESQLARIAALNERINAFTILDEDRARAAARASESRWQRGAPLGPLDGVPFTAKDNLMVAGLPHRRGSRAMPADPVADTAPAVLRCQEGGAVLLGLTTMPELGAGPVTISPLTGATTNPWDTAKQAGGSSGGGAASVSAGFCPFALGSDAGGSLRIPAALTGVVGFKATGGLVPMYPPNVAGGLSCVGPLARNVRDTATVLDIIARPDPRDAMSLPWRPDGLGADLELGLRGKRVALSLTLGYAPRVDAEIAQAFGQMGRRLADLGAIVEEADPDIDNPIDDYLVLLQAGYRYALQHMPAERRALLSPVMAGILEDGAGLALEDYMGAQARCQDLARRLHAFHQRFDLLLTPTVAAPAFDANLSYPKEFEEFPNRRAWTPYTSLFNLTQQPAISIPMGLTAAGLPMGLHIAAPRGHDAQVLQAAHALEAVLGFEARPPI, from the coding sequence ATGTCAGACCTGCCGTTCCTTTCCCTTGCTCAGCTCGCCCACGCCTTCGAACGCAAGGAGATCTCTCCGGTCGAGGCGCTCGAATCGCAGCTTGCCCGCATCGCCGCACTGAACGAGCGCATCAACGCGTTCACGATCCTGGACGAGGACCGCGCCCGCGCGGCGGCCCGCGCCAGCGAGTCGCGCTGGCAGCGCGGCGCGCCGCTCGGACCGCTGGACGGGGTGCCCTTCACCGCCAAGGACAACCTGATGGTGGCCGGGCTGCCCCACCGGCGCGGCTCGCGCGCGATGCCCGCCGACCCCGTGGCGGACACCGCGCCCGCGGTGCTGCGCTGCCAGGAAGGCGGCGCGGTGCTGCTGGGCCTGACCACCATGCCGGAACTGGGCGCGGGTCCGGTCACCATCAGTCCGCTTACCGGCGCCACCACCAATCCCTGGGACACGGCCAAGCAGGCCGGCGGGTCCTCGGGCGGCGGCGCGGCCTCGGTGTCGGCCGGCTTCTGCCCCTTCGCGCTGGGCTCGGACGCCGGCGGGTCGTTGCGCATTCCCGCGGCCCTGACCGGCGTGGTCGGCTTCAAGGCCACAGGCGGCCTGGTGCCCATGTATCCGCCCAACGTGGCCGGCGGCCTGTCCTGCGTCGGCCCGCTGGCCCGCAACGTACGGGACACCGCCACGGTGCTGGACATCATCGCCCGGCCCGATCCGCGCGATGCCATGTCGCTGCCCTGGCGGCCCGACGGCCTGGGCGCCGATCTCGAACTAGGCCTGCGCGGCAAGCGCGTCGCCCTCAGCCTGACCCTGGGCTACGCCCCCCGGGTCGACGCCGAGATCGCCCAGGCCTTCGGCCAGATGGGACGACGCCTGGCCGACCTGGGCGCCATCGTCGAAGAAGCCGATCCGGACATCGACAATCCCATCGACGACTACCTGGTCCTGCTGCAGGCGGGATACCGGTACGCGCTGCAGCACATGCCGGCGGAGCGGCGCGCGCTGCTGTCACCCGTCATGGCCGGCATCCTGGAGGACGGCGCCGGCCTGGCGCTGGAGGACTACATGGGTGCGCAGGCGCGCTGCCAGGACCTGGCGCGGCGCCTGCACGCCTTCCACCAGCGCTTCGACCTGCTGCTGACGCCCACGGTCGCGGCCCCCGCCTTCGACGCGAACCTGAGCTATCCGAAGGAGTTCGAGGAATTCCCCAACCGGCGGGCCTGGACGCCCTACACCTCGCTGTTCAACCTGACGCAGCAGCCCGCCATCAGCATCCCGATGGGACTGACCGCCGCCGGCCTGCCCATGGGCCTGCACATCGCCGCGCCGCGCGGCCACGATGCCCAGGTATTGCAAGCGGCGCACGCGCTGGAAGCGGTGCTGGGATTCGAGGCGCGCCCGCCGATCTGA
- a CDS encoding 2,5-dihydroxypyridine 5,6-dioxygenase, with product MPLSPSQLTRCWTDVLQLSKLAPGENVLILTSQNSDPRVVDAAARAAAALQARVVKLDIAPNWDTCEVGTDPTVVSGASPIDDDPMALAAMKAADLVIDTVFLLFTPGQRAVLESGTRMLLAYEPPEVLARVMPSPDDRRRVLAARDAYAQGRRITVTSAAGTRLTASVGAYPITAEYGYVDSPGRWDHWPSGFVARLPDDGTAEGVVVLAPGDIILPFKNYVQTPITLEIERGAIVRISGGLDAEFLDAYLSGFDDPDAYAVSHLGWGLQPKARWTSLGLYDKAATIGMEARSFYGNFLFSTGPGGSRRTKAHLDIPMRKCSFHVDGQPMVVDGDVVAPDQRVDGARPQ from the coding sequence ATGCCCCTGAGTCCCTCGCAACTGACCCGCTGCTGGACGGACGTCCTGCAGCTCTCGAAGCTGGCCCCCGGCGAGAACGTGCTGATCCTGACCTCGCAGAACTCCGACCCGCGCGTGGTCGATGCCGCCGCCCGGGCCGCCGCCGCGCTGCAGGCGCGGGTGGTCAAGCTGGACATCGCGCCCAACTGGGATACCTGCGAAGTGGGTACCGATCCCACCGTGGTCAGCGGCGCTTCGCCCATCGACGACGACCCCATGGCGCTGGCCGCGATGAAGGCCGCCGACCTGGTCATCGACACCGTGTTCCTGCTGTTCACGCCGGGCCAGCGCGCGGTGCTGGAGTCCGGCACCCGCATGCTGCTGGCCTACGAGCCTCCGGAGGTCCTCGCGCGCGTCATGCCTTCGCCGGACGACCGGCGCCGCGTGCTGGCCGCGCGCGACGCCTACGCGCAGGGGCGCCGCATCACCGTCACTTCCGCGGCAGGCACCCGGCTCACGGCCTCCGTCGGCGCCTATCCCATCACCGCGGAATACGGCTACGTGGACAGCCCCGGCCGCTGGGACCACTGGCCCAGCGGCTTCGTCGCCCGCCTGCCCGACGACGGCACGGCCGAGGGCGTGGTGGTGCTGGCCCCGGGCGACATCATCCTGCCGTTCAAGAACTACGTGCAGACGCCCATCACGCTGGAGATCGAGCGCGGCGCCATCGTGCGCATCTCGGGCGGACTGGACGCCGAGTTCCTGGACGCCTACCTGAGCGGCTTCGACGACCCCGACGCCTATGCGGTGTCCCACCTGGGCTGGGGCCTGCAGCCCAAGGCCCGCTGGACCTCGCTCGGGCTGTACGACAAGGCCGCCACCATAGGCATGGAAGCACGGTCGTTCTACGGCAACTTCCTGTTTTCCACCGGCCCCGGCGGCAGCCGCCGCACCAAGGCGCACCTGGACATCCCCATGCGCAAATGCTCGTTCCACGTGGACGGCCAACCCATGGTCGTGGACGGCGACGTCGTGGCCCCCGACCAGCGCGTCGACGGCGCACGGCCGCAGTAG
- a CDS encoding flavin reductase family protein yields MTTKIRYLPDQTDPARLYKLVAGLVVPRPIALVSTVDRDGRANLAPFSWFNAVSTDPPYLCISIGRHAGDRPKDTLNNILATGEFVVNLVGEAIAPQQDACAQAHPSGVDEFQASGLTPAPASLVRPPCVAESKAWFECTLTQALPLPRGSYTLVLGEVVAIHVDSDVVGAQGRIDMAALRGVGRLAGRDYCRLGDAFSLEHDSFNRFGQRP; encoded by the coding sequence GTGACCACGAAGATCCGCTACCTTCCCGACCAGACCGACCCGGCGCGCCTGTACAAGCTGGTGGCCGGGCTGGTCGTGCCCCGGCCCATCGCGCTGGTGTCCACGGTCGACCGCGACGGACGGGCCAACCTCGCTCCGTTCAGCTGGTTCAATGCCGTGTCCACGGATCCGCCCTACCTGTGCATCTCGATCGGCCGCCACGCCGGGGACCGTCCCAAGGACACGCTGAACAATATCCTCGCCACCGGGGAATTCGTGGTCAACCTGGTCGGCGAAGCCATCGCGCCACAGCAGGACGCCTGCGCCCAGGCGCACCCATCCGGCGTGGACGAGTTCCAGGCCTCGGGCCTGACGCCCGCGCCCGCCTCGCTGGTGCGTCCGCCCTGCGTGGCCGAGTCCAAGGCCTGGTTCGAATGCACGCTGACACAGGCGCTGCCGCTGCCGCGCGGCAGCTACACCCTGGTCCTGGGCGAGGTGGTCGCCATCCACGTGGATTCCGACGTGGTCGGCGCACAAGGCCGCATCGACATGGCCGCGCTGCGCGGCGTGGGACGGCTGGCCGGCCGGGACTACTGCCGGCTGGGGGATGCCTTCAGCCTGGAACACGATTCGTTCAATCGCTTCGGGCAGCGGCCATGA
- a CDS encoding tripartite tricarboxylate transporter substrate binding protein: MNVKAVLKTAIGAIALATSLGAHAEWPERPITLIVPWPPGGGVDAAARLAGPMLAKQLGQQVVVVNRPGATGSIGAESVAKADPDGYTLLWSSLTSHAIYASLYERSAPFDLEKSFTPVSVFGSIPFVIVVNPGVKATSVQELVALAKAKPGALTFASSGNGSVQHLAGEMFKRAAGVDLLHVPYKGISPSLLDLVGGQVNMSIESLAATLPHIRNQKLRALAVASPERISLLPNVPTATEAGLKGYDVSAKLFALAPAGTPAPVIEKLDRAFKQVFSDKAVQEPLLAQSIITRYASPAESARLIHDELTTFKTVIREANIRPE, translated from the coding sequence ATGAACGTCAAAGCAGTCTTGAAAACCGCCATCGGGGCCATCGCGCTGGCAACCAGCCTGGGGGCCCATGCGGAATGGCCGGAACGGCCCATCACCCTGATCGTGCCCTGGCCCCCGGGCGGCGGGGTGGACGCGGCCGCGCGCCTGGCCGGCCCCATGCTGGCCAAGCAGCTCGGCCAGCAGGTGGTCGTGGTCAACCGCCCCGGCGCCACCGGCAGCATAGGCGCGGAATCCGTCGCCAAGGCCGACCCCGACGGCTACACCCTGCTGTGGAGTTCGCTGACCAGCCACGCGATCTACGCCTCGCTGTACGAACGCTCCGCGCCCTTCGACCTGGAGAAAAGCTTCACCCCGGTCTCGGTGTTCGGCAGCATCCCATTCGTGATCGTGGTCAATCCCGGCGTCAAGGCCACCTCCGTCCAGGAGCTCGTCGCGCTGGCCAAGGCCAAACCGGGCGCGCTGACCTTCGCCTCCAGCGGCAACGGCTCGGTACAGCACCTGGCCGGGGAAATGTTCAAGCGCGCCGCGGGCGTCGACCTGCTGCACGTTCCCTACAAGGGCATCTCGCCGTCGCTGCTCGACCTGGTGGGCGGGCAGGTGAACATGAGCATAGAAAGCCTGGCGGCCACGCTGCCCCACATCCGCAACCAGAAGCTGCGCGCGCTGGCCGTCGCCTCGCCCGAGCGCATCAGCCTGCTGCCCAATGTGCCGACCGCGACCGAGGCCGGCCTCAAGGGCTACGATGTCAGCGCCAAGCTGTTCGCGCTGGCCCCCGCCGGCACGCCCGCGCCCGTCATCGAGAAACTCGACCGGGCCTTCAAGCAGGTCTTCTCCGACAAGGCGGTGCAGGAACCGCTGCTGGCCCAGTCCATCATTACCCGCTATGCGTCGCCGGCGGAGTCGGCCAGGCTCATCCACGACGAACTGACCACCTTCAAGACCGTCATCCGCGAAGCCAACATCCGACCCGAGTGA
- a CDS encoding IclR family transcriptional regulator: protein MRGTSQSRAISPVPFAEPDADEDPGRQFVTALARGLSILKAFTQGDTSLGNQELAERTGLTKPTVSRLTYTLTRLGYLACSPQTGRYELGTSALALGYWAMAGSYIRQVATPLMERVSEELNLCCALGYRDEADAVYLEHTRGSGALIMSVQSGTRTPLVTTAMGRALIAVMDRPERDKLFAAEKVRHGAQWPRILKGIQEGLKDYQARGFTLSLGDWEKEINAVGVPLELNDGNPPMALILGGSSYVVDRQRLVEHVGPRLAELAAQIRHGLKSRG, encoded by the coding sequence ATGAGAGGAACTTCCCAATCGAGGGCGATCAGCCCGGTGCCATTTGCCGAGCCGGATGCCGACGAGGATCCGGGCAGGCAATTCGTGACCGCGCTGGCCCGGGGGCTGAGCATCCTCAAGGCCTTCACCCAGGGCGACACGTCGCTGGGCAACCAGGAACTGGCCGAGCGCACGGGGCTGACCAAGCCCACGGTATCGCGGCTGACCTATACCCTGACCCGCCTCGGCTACCTGGCCTGTTCGCCGCAGACCGGCCGCTACGAACTGGGCACGTCCGCGCTGGCGCTTGGATATTGGGCGATGGCCGGGTCCTACATCCGGCAGGTCGCCACGCCGTTGATGGAGCGGGTCTCCGAAGAATTGAACCTGTGCTGCGCCCTGGGATACCGGGACGAGGCCGATGCCGTCTATCTCGAACACACGCGCGGTTCCGGCGCGCTCATCATGAGCGTGCAATCCGGAACGCGCACGCCGCTGGTGACGACCGCCATGGGCCGCGCGCTGATCGCGGTCATGGACCGGCCCGAGCGCGACAAGCTGTTCGCCGCCGAGAAGGTGCGCCACGGCGCGCAGTGGCCCCGGATCCTGAAGGGCATCCAGGAGGGCCTGAAGGACTACCAGGCGCGCGGCTTCACGCTGTCCCTGGGCGACTGGGAAAAGGAAATCAACGCCGTGGGCGTGCCGCTGGAACTGAACGACGGCAACCCGCCCATGGCCCTGATCCTGGGCGGTTCTTCCTATGTGGTCGATCGCCAGCGGCTGGTCGAACACGTCGGTCCCCGGCTGGCCGAACTGGCCGCGCAGATACGCCATGGCCTGAAGTCGCGCGGCTGA
- a CDS encoding amidohydrolase family protein — protein MPSDRNAIAAPPLAQPGRRRALKGLAGYASLCAGCLALPGRAGAQGAAAHRIDTHHHIFPPAYLAAAREGVVDSSPGAPTDMFDKWSPRKSLDDMDKQGVATAIVSISTPGVFFGDVAQGRRLARECNEYGAKMIADHPGRFGMFAAVPLPDVEGSLREIAYALDELKLNGVGLLTSYGDRWAGDPAFFPVFEELNRRKATVYFHPTAANCCGSLVPETKVSLEYPTDTTRCAASLYINGVLSRCPDIRFILSHGGGSLPSFASRIDALFAGSPTAPRWPTRAMDEFRRLHYDTAAILNPPAMAALRQLVPASQILMGSDFPYRSAGRAVKEIRDLGMFTQTELEAVERGNALRIVPGLATAGQRAG, from the coding sequence ATGCCGTCTGACCGCAATGCAATCGCCGCGCCGCCGCTCGCGCAACCGGGCCGCAGGCGCGCGCTGAAGGGACTGGCGGGCTACGCCTCGCTGTGCGCCGGGTGCCTGGCGCTGCCGGGCCGGGCCGGCGCACAGGGCGCGGCCGCGCACCGCATCGATACGCACCATCACATCTTTCCGCCGGCCTACCTGGCGGCCGCGCGAGAAGGCGTCGTCGATTCGTCGCCCGGCGCGCCCACGGACATGTTCGACAAGTGGTCGCCGCGCAAGTCGCTGGACGACATGGACAAGCAGGGTGTGGCCACGGCCATCGTGTCGATCTCCACGCCGGGCGTGTTCTTCGGCGACGTGGCGCAGGGCCGGCGCCTGGCGCGCGAGTGCAACGAATACGGCGCGAAGATGATCGCCGACCATCCCGGCCGGTTCGGCATGTTCGCGGCCGTGCCGCTGCCCGACGTGGAAGGCAGCCTGCGCGAGATCGCCTACGCGCTGGACGAGCTCAAGCTCAACGGCGTGGGCCTGCTGACCAGCTACGGTGATCGCTGGGCCGGCGATCCGGCATTCTTCCCGGTGTTCGAGGAACTGAACCGGCGCAAGGCCACGGTCTATTTCCACCCCACGGCCGCCAACTGCTGCGGCAGCCTGGTGCCCGAGACCAAGGTATCGCTGGAGTACCCGACCGACACGACGCGCTGCGCGGCCAGCCTCTACATCAACGGCGTGCTGTCGCGCTGCCCGGACATCCGCTTCATCCTGTCGCACGGCGGCGGGTCGCTGCCCAGCTTCGCCAGCCGCATCGATGCGCTGTTCGCCGGGTCGCCCACCGCGCCGCGCTGGCCGACCCGCGCCATGGACGAATTCCGGCGCCTGCACTACGACACGGCCGCCATCCTGAATCCGCCCGCGATGGCGGCGCTGCGCCAACTGGTGCCGGCCTCGCAGATCCTGATGGGCAGCGACTTCCCCTACCGCTCGGCGGGCCGCGCGGTCAAGGAGATCCGCGACCTCGGCATGTTCACCCAGACCGAGCTCGAGGCCGTCGAGCGCGGCAACGCGCTGCGCATCGTGCCCGGCCTGGCGACGGCCGGCCAGCGCGCCGGCTGA
- a CDS encoding nuclear transport factor 2 family protein, whose translation MQQAPNAPLRRQLLTAGAGLAAVVGAAMGSAPARAAAPPSQAEALEQLLSKQAISEVLYRYPRGLDLLDRDILLSLGHANGTVQFGKMRFDPWASFVDWLLEAHKPMLSNNHRMTNMLIEVRGDKAVSETTGTATLVVAVEKDRIEERWMHSRYLDRWSRRNGRWAIDSRQSVTDFRRIEVFPASELKTRYSTLGDRLGKDDPSYKLFNFQ comes from the coding sequence ATGCAGCAAGCACCGAACGCGCCGCTGCGGCGCCAGCTTCTTACCGCCGGAGCGGGACTGGCGGCCGTGGTCGGCGCCGCCATGGGCAGCGCGCCGGCCCGCGCCGCGGCGCCGCCTTCGCAGGCCGAGGCGCTGGAGCAATTGCTGAGCAAGCAGGCCATTTCCGAGGTGCTGTACCGCTATCCGCGCGGCCTGGACCTGCTGGACCGGGACATCCTGCTGTCGCTGGGCCATGCCAACGGCACCGTGCAGTTCGGCAAGATGCGCTTCGATCCCTGGGCCTCGTTCGTGGACTGGCTGCTGGAGGCGCACAAGCCCATGCTGTCCAACAACCATCGCATGACCAACATGCTGATCGAGGTGCGGGGTGACAAGGCGGTCAGCGAAACCACCGGCACGGCGACCCTGGTGGTGGCCGTGGAGAAAGATCGGATCGAGGAGCGCTGGATGCACTCGCGCTATCTGGATCGCTGGTCGCGCCGCAACGGCCGATGGGCCATCGACTCCCGCCAGTCGGTCACGGATTTCCGGCGTATCGAGGTCTTCCCCGCCTCCGAGCTGAAGACCCGCTACAGCACGTTGGGGGATCGCCTGGGCAAGGACGATCCGTCATACAAGCTGTTCAATTTCCAATGA
- a CDS encoding RidA family protein, with product MNTVSKLGAACALSLLAWGAVQAADHMPQGERTQGRSYSPAVVTEGGRIVWLAGETATTDLQGRDIKGDFEAQARTVFALIDQTLKRAGGSLKDVVTMTVYMTDVRNGATFAKVRSEMFPDRRFPASAQITVSALAVPGMQIEIQAVAVLGDKCSPASPCLPR from the coding sequence ATGAACACTGTATCGAAGCTGGGAGCGGCGTGCGCGTTGTCGCTGTTGGCCTGGGGGGCCGTGCAGGCGGCCGACCACATGCCGCAGGGCGAACGCACGCAGGGCCGTTCGTACTCGCCTGCGGTGGTGACCGAAGGCGGGCGCATCGTCTGGCTGGCGGGCGAGACGGCCACCACCGACCTGCAGGGCCGCGACATCAAGGGCGACTTCGAGGCGCAGGCGCGCACGGTGTTCGCGCTGATCGACCAGACCTTGAAGCGCGCGGGCGGAAGTCTGAAGGACGTCGTCACCATGACGGTGTACATGACCGACGTGCGCAACGGCGCTACCTTTGCCAAGGTGCGCAGCGAGATGTTCCCCGACCGCCGCTTTCCGGCCAGCGCGCAGATCACGGTCTCGGCCCTGGCCGTGCCGGGCATGCAGATCGAGATCCAGGCCGTGGCGGTGCTGGGCGACAAGTGCTCGCCGGCCTCGCCCTGCCTGCCCAGGTAG